Proteins encoded in a region of the Mycolicibacterium chitae genome:
- a CDS encoding acyltransferase family protein, with the protein MVAVGAAQGEQPAAGAPSHPHRRLDIQGLRAVAVLVVILDHVGMPGFPGGFVGVDVFFVISGYVITRMLLHKPTRPRSAWFLDFYAKRARRIVPAATVVIVLTVIATFELTNFLRGARVLPDATATSLFLANFHFIATGTDYARLGADPSPLQHYWSLAVEEQFYLVLPLVIILAIAVAARLRRATTAQVLVGLLVAVVVASYLYSILLTAVNGTAAFFSPLTRAWELAIGCLIAVAGPWLAARTSAATAATAAVLCWFGIAAIAWSVAFLDDTSSFPGSIAAVPVLGAAAILIAGARSERTLPAAVLGSRIPRYIGDISYSLYLVHWPVFTITAERRRSVCRRAHTS; encoded by the coding sequence GTGGTTGCAGTCGGTGCCGCCCAGGGTGAGCAACCCGCCGCCGGAGCCCCGTCGCACCCGCACCGCCGCCTCGACATCCAGGGGCTGCGCGCGGTCGCGGTCCTGGTGGTCATCCTCGACCACGTCGGGATGCCGGGATTCCCAGGCGGTTTCGTCGGCGTCGACGTCTTCTTCGTGATCTCCGGCTACGTGATCACCCGCATGCTCCTGCACAAGCCCACGCGACCGCGCAGTGCCTGGTTCCTCGACTTCTACGCCAAACGCGCGCGCCGGATCGTCCCGGCCGCCACCGTCGTCATCGTCCTCACGGTGATCGCGACTTTCGAGCTCACCAACTTCCTGCGCGGCGCCCGGGTGCTACCGGATGCGACGGCCACGTCGCTGTTCCTCGCGAACTTCCACTTCATCGCGACCGGTACCGACTACGCCCGGCTCGGGGCCGATCCCTCTCCGCTGCAGCACTATTGGTCGCTGGCGGTCGAAGAGCAGTTCTACCTGGTGTTGCCCCTGGTGATCATCCTGGCGATCGCCGTGGCGGCGCGGCTGCGCCGAGCCACGACGGCGCAGGTGTTGGTCGGGCTCCTGGTCGCGGTCGTCGTCGCCAGTTATCTGTATTCGATTCTGTTGACCGCCGTGAACGGCACCGCGGCGTTCTTCTCGCCCCTGACCCGGGCCTGGGAACTGGCGATCGGCTGCCTGATCGCGGTAGCCGGGCCGTGGTTGGCCGCTCGGACCTCGGCGGCCACGGCGGCCACGGCGGCGGTGCTGTGCTGGTTCGGAATCGCGGCCATCGCCTGGTCGGTCGCCTTCCTCGACGACACCAGCAGTTTCCCGGGTTCGATCGCCGCAGTGCCGGTGCTCGGCGCCGCGGCGATCCTGATTGCCGGGGCGCGCTCGGAGCGCACGCTGCCCGCCGCCGTGCTGGGTAGCCGCATACCCCGCTACATCGGTGACATCTCCTACTCGCTGTACCTCGTGCACTGGCCCGTGTTCACGATCACCGCCGAAAGGAGGCGGTCGGTATGCCGTCGTGCGCACACATCTTGA
- a CDS encoding winged helix-turn-helix transcriptional regulator, with product MATRRSYGQFCGLAHALDVVGERWTLLIVRELAIGPKRYTELADALTGIGTSLLATRMRQLEADGVIERRLALDKPGSSVVYDLSEAGRELARAVIPLAMWGARHQMADVEFDEELFRAEWLLAFLAADVRNDLPEGLDAVYEFRIGASVAALHLHAGGTRVTPGPTETPADATIAAAPETVAALVGGRLELGEALTQGLLQADGDSAAVAALVGVIEKRLRALVPA from the coding sequence ATGGCCACGCGACGGAGTTACGGACAGTTCTGCGGTCTGGCGCATGCCCTCGATGTCGTCGGCGAGCGTTGGACGCTGCTGATCGTGCGCGAGCTGGCAATCGGCCCCAAGCGCTACACCGAGTTGGCCGACGCGCTGACCGGCATCGGGACCAGCCTGCTGGCAACCCGGATGCGGCAACTCGAGGCCGACGGCGTCATCGAACGCCGGCTGGCCCTGGACAAGCCGGGTTCCTCCGTCGTCTACGACCTCTCCGAGGCCGGCCGCGAACTGGCCAGAGCCGTCATCCCGTTGGCGATGTGGGGGGCGCGCCACCAGATGGCCGATGTCGAGTTCGACGAAGAGTTGTTCCGGGCCGAGTGGCTGTTGGCGTTCCTGGCCGCCGATGTCCGCAACGACCTACCTGAGGGCCTGGATGCGGTCTACGAGTTCCGCATCGGTGCCAGCGTCGCCGCCCTGCATCTGCACGCCGGGGGCACGCGCGTCACGCCCGGCCCCACCGAGACACCCGCCGACGCGACGATCGCCGCCGCCCCGGAGACGGTCGCCGCGCTGGTGGGCGGGCGCCTCGAACTGGGGGAGGCCCTCACCCAGGGCCTGCTGCAGGCCGACGGGGACTCCGCCGCCGTCGCCGCGTTGGTCGGTGTGATCGAGAAACGGCTCCGCGCGCTGGTCCCGGCCTGA